The following coding sequences are from one Megachile rotundata isolate GNS110a chromosome 13, iyMegRotu1, whole genome shotgun sequence window:
- the LOC105664244 gene encoding muscle-specific protein 20, protein MPGRPLWQVAGKREPSQEAEAQQWIETVVGERFPPGVSYEDALRDGVLLCKLMNKLQPGLVTKINTSGGDYKMMDNLNQFQKACVKYGVPDVDLFQAVDLIERKNIAQVTNTIFAIGRTTYRHPEWRGPWLGPKPAEENKRHFTEEQLRAGEGLIGLQAGTNKGATQAGQNFGATRKILLGK, encoded by the exons gTTGCTGGCAAAAGGGAACCAAGTCAAGAAGCTGAAGCTCAGCAATGGATTGAAACAGTAGTTGGAGAAAGGTTTCCACCCg GCGTGAGTTACGAAGATGCTTTAAGGGATGGTGTACTACTTTGTAAACTAATGAACAAACTACAGCCAGGTCTTGTTACAAAAATCAATACTTCTGGTGGTGATTATAAGATGATGGACAATCTCAATCA GTTCCAGAAGGCTTGTGTGAAATATGGAGTTCCTGACGTAGACCTGTTCCAAGCAGTTGATCTTATAGAAAGGAAAAATATTGCGCAAGTGACCAACACCATCTTCGCTATCGGTCGCACT ACATACAGACACCCAGAATGGCGTGGCCCTTGGTTAGGACCAAAACCAGCAGAAGAGAACAAACGACACTTTACGGAGGAGCAATTAAGAGCTGGTGAAGGTCTTATTGGTCTTCAAGCTGGTACGAATAAAGGTGCTACTCAAGCTGGTCAGAATTTCGGTGCCACCAGAAAAATTCTTCTTGGAAAATAA